From Primulina huaijiensis isolate GDHJ02 chromosome 15, ASM1229523v2, whole genome shotgun sequence, one genomic window encodes:
- the LOC140960261 gene encoding arogenate dehydratase 3-like: MQGFSLYSTEIKFLVHTGAVPRCRGPSYHRVFPAGLTIHCASRFDSASVNPSNPNSSAANPQTVGGFNFNASGHVGRRHEWQSSCSILASKVVSLQKDGEKSGGGADGKSSVNGHPTLELVPASDLKAPVSLPKPLSISDFSPSPMHGSQLRVAYQGVPGAYSEAAAGKAYPNCEAIPCDQFEVAFQAVELWIADRAVLPVENSLGGSIHRNYDLLLRHRLHIVGEVQLPVHHCLLALPGIRKEYLTRVISHPQALSQCEHTLTKMGLNVAREAVDDTAGAAEYIAMNNLRDTAAIASARAAELYGMQILADGIQDDSSNVTRFVMLAREPIIPRTDRPFKTSIVFAHDKGTSVLFKVLSAFAFRNISLTKIESRPHRNRPIRLVDDANVGTAKHFEYMFYVDFEASLAEGRAQNALAEVQEFTSFLRVLGSYPMDMTPWNPSSNCEV, translated from the coding sequence ATGCAAGGTTTTAGTCTTTATTCTACAGAAATCAAGTTTTTGGTCCACACGGGGGCGGTGCCTCGGTGTCGCGGCCCATCGTACCACCGGGTTTTTCCGGCCGGACTAACCATTCATTGCGCGTCCCGGTTCGATTCAGCCAGTGTCAATCCTTCCAACCCAAATTCTAGCGCCGCCAACCCACAAACAGTCGGCGGCTTCAACTTCAACGCCTCCGGGCACGTGGGTCGGCGACATGAGTGGCAGAGTTCTTGCTCCATTCTCGCCAGCAAAGTGGTGTCCCTGCAGAAGGACGGTGAGAAGAGTGGCGGTGGGGCAGACGGTAAATCCTCCGTTAACGGCCATCCCACCCTCGAGCTCGTGCCTGCGTCGGATTTGAAGGCACCTGTTTCACTTCCCAAGCCTCTGAGCATCTCTGATTTCTCTCCATCACCAATGCACGGATCCCAGCTCCGCGTAGCCTACCAAGGGGTCCCGGGGGCTTACAGCGAAGCAGCCGCCGGAAAAGCTTACCCCAACTGCGAAGCCATCCCTTGCGACCAATTTGAAGTCGCCTTCCAAGCCGTCGAGCTCTGGATCGCCGATAGAGCCGTTCTGCCGGTGGAGAACTCCCTCGGCGGCTCCATACACCGTAATTACGACCTCCTCCTCCGCCACCGTCTCCACATAGTCGGCGAAGTCCAGCTCCCCGTCCACCACTGCCTCTTAGCCCTTCCCGGCATCCGCAAGGAGTACCTCACTCGCGTCATCAGCCACCCACAAGCTTTGTCTCAGTGCGAACACACACTGACCAAAATGGGCCTCAACGTCGCCCGAGAAGCAGTCGACGACACCGCCGGAGCAGCAGAATACATCGCAATGAACAACTTAAGAGACACGGCAGCAATCGCCTCCGCACGCGCAGCCGAGCTCTACGGGATGCAGATTTTAGCCGACGGAATCCAAGACGATTCCAGCAACGTGACAAGATTCGTTATGCTGGCACGAGAACCAATCATTCCTCGCACAGATAGACCATTCAAGACCAGCATCGTGTTCGCACATGACAAAGGCACCAGCGTTCTGTTCAAGGTGCTGTCGGCTTTCGCTTTCAGGAACATAAGCTTGACGAAGATAGAATCACGACCGCATCGCAACCGCCCGATCCGGCTGGTGGACGACGCGAACGTGGGGACGGCGAAGCATTTTGAGTACATGTTTTACGTAGATTTCGAGGCGTCGTTGGCGGAGGGGAGGGCGCAGAATGCTTTGGCGGAGGTGCAGGAATTCACCTCTTTCTTGAGGGTTTTGGGGAGCTACCCCATGGATATGACGCCATGGAATCCTTCCTCCAACtgtgaagtttaa